A region from the Coffea eugenioides isolate CCC68of chromosome 9, Ceug_1.0, whole genome shotgun sequence genome encodes:
- the LOC113783175 gene encoding flavonoid 3'-monooxygenase-like: METWLLLALAWVVALAFLSKVSTHKRLKQNHPPGPKPWPIIGNLKLLGSIPHQSLHLLSQKYGEIMQLKFGSSPVVVASSPEMAKEFLQTHDHIFASRPTTAAGKYASYNCSDLTWAPYGPFWRQARKLYLTQIFNPKRLDSFESIRIEERRAFISRLYALSGKPVVIRDHLTRLTLSTASQMVLSNKYFAQSEGERSLPTFEEFQEMIDTWCLLSGVFNIGDWIPWLDRFDLQGYVKQMKELHKKFDRFHNHVLDDHQARRKTEKDFIPKDMVDILLQYAEDSDLRVKLTRDQIKGLIQDLLVGGTDTSALTVEWALNELLKHPRLIRKATEELDRVIGRDKWVEEADFSKLPFLEAIIKETLRLHPLATLLSPRYALEDCTVAGYNIAKGTTVFINTWSIGRNSKYWDSPGEFIPERFLEKDIDMKGQNFVLLPFGSGRRMCPGYNLGIKLIRSMLANLLHGFNWKLPHGMKPEEICMEEHYGLTTHPRIPLAMIPEPRLPVNLY; this comes from the exons ATGGAGACTTGGCTACTCTTAGCCTTGGCATGGGTTGTTGCATTGGCTTTTCTCTCAAAAGTATCCACTCACAAACGCCTCAAGCAAAATCATCCACCAGGACCAAAACCATGGCCTATTATTGGCAATTTGAAACTCCTAGGTTCAATCCCACATCAATCCTTGCACTTGCTGTCCCAGAAATATGGAGAAATCATGCAACTAAAATTTGGTTCCAGCCCTGTTGTAGTAGCTTCATCCCCTGAAATGGCAAAAGAATTCTTGCAAACACATGACCACATCTTCGCCTCTCGGCCTACAACTGCTGCTGGCAAATACGCTAGCTATAACTGCTCCGATTTGACATGGGCACCTTATGGTCCTTTCTGGCGACAAGCTCGTAAACTTTATCTTACCCAAATATTTAATCCAAAGCGACTTGACTCCTTCGAGAGCATACGCATTGAAGAAAGGCGTGCTTTCATTTCTCGCTTGTATGCTCTCTCAGGAAAGCCAGTAGTTATAAGAGATCATCTAACACGTCTTACCCTCTCCACTGCAAGCCAGATGGTCTTGAGTAACAAGTACTTTGCCCAATCTGAAGGGGAGAGATCTCTACCTACCTTTGAAGAATTCCAAGAGATGATAGATACTTGGTGTTTGCTGAGTGGTGTGTTCAATATTGGGGATTGGATACCATGGCTCGACAGATTTGACCTCCAAGGTTATgtaaagcaaatgaaagaacTTCACAAGAAATTTGATAGGTTCCATAACCATGTGCTTGATGATCACCAGGCCAGgaggaaaacagagaaagatTTTATCCCTAAGGACATGGTTGACATTCTATTGCAATACGCTGAAGATTCAGATCTCCGGGTTAAACTCACCAGAGATCAGATAAAAGGGCTAATTCAG GACTTGCTGGTTGGTGGTACCGATACCTCAGCCCTTACAGTAGAATGGGCATTGAATGAACTTCTCAAACATCCACGTCTCATTCGAAAGGCAACCGAAGAGCTTGACAGAGTGATAGGGAGAGATAAGTGGGTGGAAGAGGCTGATTTCTCAAAACTGCCTTTTCTAGAAGCGATCATAAAGGAAACTCTCAGGTTACATCCACTGGCAACGCTACTTTCGCCCCGTTATGCCCTCGAGGATTGCACTGTAGCTGGTTATAACATTGCTAAAGGAACAACGGTGTTTATAAACACATGGAGTATAGGGAGGAACTCAAAGTATTGGGATTCTCCAGGAGAATTCATTCCAGAGAGGTTTTTGGAGAAGGATATTGACATGAAGGGACAAAACTTTGTGCTACTGCCCTTTGGCTCAGGTCGGAGGATGTGCCCAGGCTATAACCTTGGAATCAAACTTATTCGATCAATGTTGGCCAACTTGTTGCATGGATTCAACTGGAAATTGCCTCATGGCATGAAACCAGAGGAAATTTGCATGGAAGAACACTACGGACTCACAACTCATCCAAGGATTCCACTTGCTATGATCCCAGAACCACGTTTGCCGGTCAATCTCTATTAG